A DNA window from Bradyrhizobium barranii subsp. barranii contains the following coding sequences:
- a CDS encoding DUF3551 domain-containing protein has product MHRHLAIAVLAAVSTLTVAASSTAASATEVQDNYCLQGRQSGYPGNCEFSTYEQCRATASGTNESCGINPMRAYAPQQQRHVLHRSRD; this is encoded by the coding sequence ATGCATCGTCATCTTGCCATCGCCGTCCTTGCGGCGGTTTCCACCCTGACCGTCGCGGCATCCTCTACCGCCGCGTCCGCAACCGAGGTGCAGGACAATTATTGCCTGCAGGGCCGCCAATCGGGCTACCCCGGCAATTGCGAGTTTTCCACCTATGAGCAGTGCCGTGCCACCGCGAGCGGCACCAACGAGAGCTGCGGTATCAACCCGATGCGGGCCTACGCGCCGCAGCAGCAACGGCACGTGCTGCATCGCAGCCGGGATTGA
- a CDS encoding IS3-like element ISRj2 family transposase (programmed frameshift): MTKKSRRTHSPAFKAKVALAAVKGDKTLAELAQLFDVHPNQITIWKNQLLEGAAGVFGHDKTSAETPVDLKALHAKIGELALENGFFVRRAHQGGPAERKAMIDRDHDLSIVRQAKVLKLARSTVYYEPRPVSAEDLALMRRLDELHLDYPFAGARMLRSLLRREGVYAGRRHIATLMKRMGIEAVYRRPNTSKPAPGHKIYPYLLRGLKIERPDHAWAMDITYIPMRRGFVYLAAVVDVFSRRVLAHRVSITMEAAFCVEAVQEALAKHGRPEIFNTDQGSQFTSLEFTDVLLDAKIAISMDGKGAWRDNVFVERLWRTVKYEEVYLRAYDSVSEARASIAKYLAFYNQGRPHSSLDGRTPDEAYFGTQAMVMAA, from the exons ATGACGAAGAAGAGCCGCCGGACGCATTCTCCGGCATTCAAGGCGAAGGTTGCTTTGGCTGCGGTCAAAGGCGACAAGACACTGGCGGAGCTGGCGCAGCTGTTTGATGTTCATCCGAACCAGATCACGATCTGGAAAAACCAGCTCCTGGAAGGCGCCGCCGGCGTGTTTGGGCATGACAAGACATCGGCCGAGACGCCGGTCGATTTGAAGGCGTTACATGCCAAGATCGGCGAGCTGGCGTTGGAAAACG GATTTTTTGTCCGGCGCGCTCACCAAGGCGGGCCTGCTGAGCGCAAAGCGATGATCGACCGCGATCATGATCTTTCTATCGTGCGCCAGGCGAAGGTCCTGAAGCTGGCTCGCAGCACGGTCTACTATGAACCTCGGCCAGTTTCGGCCGAGGACCTTGCCTTGATGCGTCGGCTCGATGAGCTGCATCTCGATTATCCCTTCGCGGGAGCGCGTATGCTGCGATCGTTGCTGCGGCGGGAGGGCGTATACGCCGGTCGCCGCCACATCGCGACGCTGATGAAGCGCATGGGGATCGAGGCGGTCTATCGTCGCCCGAACACGAGCAAGCCGGCTCCGGGTCACAAGATCTACCCGTACCTGTTGCGCGGATTGAAGATCGAGCGGCCCGACCATGCGTGGGCAATGGACATCACCTACATTCCGATGCGGCGTGGCTTCGTCTATCTCGCGGCGGTCGTCGATGTGTTCAGCCGACGGGTCCTGGCCCATCGCGTCTCGATCACAATGGAGGCGGCCTTCTGCGTCGAAGCGGTCCAGGAGGCGTTGGCGAAGCACGGCAGGCCCGAGATTTTCAACACGGATCAGGGCAGCCAGTTCACCAGCCTCGAGTTCACCGATGTGCTGCTGGACGCGAAGATCGCCATCAGCATGGACGGCAAGGGCGCCTGGCGCGACAACGTGTTTGTCGAGCGGCTCTGGCGCACGGTCAAATACGAAGAAGTTTATCTCCGCGCCTACGACAGCGTGTCCGAGGCGCGAGCGTCAATTGCCAAGTATCTGGCCTTCTACAATCAGGGACGCCCTCACTCGAGCCTTGACGGGCGCACGCCCGACGAGGCTTACTTCGGCACGCAAGCTATGGTGATGGCCGCATGA
- a CDS encoding DUF1697 domain-containing protein, whose translation MTTYVALLYSVVLPLGRRLAMAELRAMAQGLGLHDPRTIGATGNLTFDSDKASISELEENLEAAFNVRFGKHVAIIVRNADAWRRLLRANPFRAEATADPQRVAVRVMRSPIPKGGENALARYISDERIAVAGGDLWIHFTGDPARSRLLSALGAGRLKGVGTLRNTNTLRRIGDAVTSARSSQADQK comes from the coding sequence ATGACGACCTACGTGGCCCTGCTTTACAGTGTGGTTCTCCCGCTCGGCCGGCGATTGGCGATGGCCGAGCTGCGTGCCATGGCGCAAGGCCTCGGCCTCCACGACCCCAGAACCATCGGCGCGACGGGAAATCTGACGTTTGACAGCGACAAGGCGTCGATTTCCGAGTTGGAAGAAAATCTCGAAGCCGCCTTCAACGTGCGGTTCGGCAAGCATGTCGCAATCATCGTCCGCAACGCTGACGCGTGGCGACGCCTGCTACGCGCAAACCCGTTTCGTGCCGAAGCGACCGCCGATCCGCAAAGGGTCGCTGTTCGCGTGATGCGCAGTCCAATCCCGAAAGGCGGCGAAAACGCCCTGGCACGCTATATCAGCGATGAACGAATAGCCGTCGCCGGCGGCGATCTCTGGATCCATTTTACGGGCGATCCAGCGCGATCGCGTTTGCTTTCGGCGTTAGGCGCGGGGCGCCTGAAGGGCGTCGGCACGTTGCGCAACACGAATACGCTAAGGCGAATCGGTGACGCCGTGACTTCGGCCCGATCCAGCCAGGCTGATCAAAAATAA
- a CDS encoding universal stress protein: MYANILLSTDGSDVARKGVEHGIALAKALNARLTIITVTEALPVDYGSGHASGWIPTQEEVDSYDAACKARAGKVLDDARAMSEQIGTPAELLHVPNAHPATAIIATAESRGCDLIVMASHGRRGLRKLFLGSQTSEVLVYGSVPVLVVPKPA; encoded by the coding sequence ATGTACGCCAACATTCTCTTGAGCACGGACGGATCGGACGTCGCGCGAAAAGGCGTTGAGCATGGCATTGCCCTGGCGAAGGCGTTGAACGCCAGGCTGACGATCATCACGGTGACGGAAGCGCTGCCGGTCGACTATGGGAGCGGACACGCCTCGGGATGGATTCCGACGCAGGAGGAGGTTGACAGCTATGACGCAGCCTGCAAAGCCCGTGCAGGCAAAGTGCTCGACGACGCGCGCGCCATGTCGGAGCAGATCGGCACGCCTGCGGAACTCCTGCACGTTCCGAATGCGCACCCGGCGACTGCGATCATTGCAACAGCAGAGTCGAGAGGCTGCGACTTGATCGTCATGGCCTCTCACGGGCGTCGCGGCCTCAGGAAGCTGTTTCTGGGCAGCCAGACATCCGAGGTCCTGGTGTACGGAAGCGTGCCGGTGCTGGTCGTGCCAAAACCGGCATAG